ACGGGTCGGGCAACCTGCGATCGGCACAGCGCGCTCTGCAGCGGGTGGGCGCCTCGGTCGAGGTGACCGCCGACGCGGGGGCGGCGCTGGCGGCCGACGGGCTGGTGGTTCCCGGGGTCGGCGCATTCGAGGCTTGCATGACGGGCCTGCGGAAAATCGCGGGGGAGCGCATCATCGCCGAGCGAGTCGCGGCCGGACGGCCGGTGCTGGGGGTCTGCGTCGGCATGCAGATCTTGTTCGCCCGGGGTGTCGAATTCGGGGTGGAGACCAAAGGCTGCGGCCAGTGGCCGGGCGCGGTCACCCGCCTGGATGCCCCGGTGATCCCGCACATGGGCTGGAACGTGGTGCGGGCGGCTCCCGGCAGCTCGTTGTTCAAAGGCTTGGGCCCCGACGACCGGTTCTACTTCGTGCACTCCTATGCCGCGCGGCGCTGGGCCGGGTCATCCGAGGCGCTGCTGACGTGGGCCACCCATCGGGTGCCGTTTCTGGCGGCGGTCGAAGACGGACCGCTGTCGGCCACCCAGTTTCACCCGGAGAAGAGCGGGGACGCAGGGGCGGCCGTGCTGAGCAACTGGGTCGAAGGGCTTTAACGATGCCATTGATTTTGTTGCCCGCCGTCGACGTCGTCGAGGGTCGCGCCGTGCGCCTGGTGCAGGGGAAGGCCGGCAGCGAAACCGAGTACGGCTCGGCAGTGGACGCCGCGCTGGCCTGGCAGCGTGACGGCGCCGAGTGGATCCACCTGGTCGACCTGGACGCCGCGTTCGGTCGCGGGTCCAATCGCGACCTGCTCGCCGAGGTCGTGGGCAAGCTCGACGTGCGCGTCGAGTTGTCCGGCGGCATCCGCGACGACGATTCCCTGGCCGCGGCGCTGGCCACCGGCTGTGCTCGGGTCAACCTGGGCACGGCGGCGCTGGAGAACCCGCGGTGGTGTGCGCGCATGATCGCCGAGCACGGCGACAAGGTGGCCGTCGGCTTGGACGTCCGAATCGTCGACGGCGAGCACCGGTTACGCGGTCGCGGCTGGGAAACCGACGGTGGCGACCTGTGGGATGTGCTGGAACGCCTTGACCGCCAAGGGTGTTCGCGGTTCGTCGTCACCGATGTCACCAAGGACGGCACGCTCGGCGGCCCCAATCTCGACCTGCTGGCCCGGGTTGCCGACCGCACCGACGCCCCGGTGATCGCGTCCGGCGGCGTGGCCAGCCTGGACGATCTGCGCGCCTTGAACAAGCTAGCCACTCTCACCGGCCGCGGCGTCGAGGGCGCGATTGTGGGCAAGGCCCTCTACGCCGGGCGGTTCACGTTGCCGCAGGCGCTCGCCGCGGTTCGGGAGTGAACCGGGGGACCACTGAGATGTACGACGGCAAAGGCCTTGCGGTACGGGTGATCCCCTGCCTGGATGTCGACGACGGGCGAGTGGTCAAGGGCGTTAACTTCGAGAACCTGCGGGACGCGGGCGATCCGGTGGAGCTCGCGGCCGCCTACGACGCGGAGGGGGCCGACGAGCTGACCTTTCTCGACGTGACCGCGTCGTCGTCGGGAAGGGCCACCATGCTGGAGGTGGTGCGCCACACCGCCGAGCAGGTGTTCATCCCGCTGACGGTCGGCGGTGGGGTGCGCACGGTGGCCGACGTCGACGTGTTGCTGCGCGCGGGCGCCGACAAGGTTTCGGTCAACACCGCCGCCATCGCCCGCCCCGACCTGCTCGCCGAGATGGCAAGGCAGTTCGGCTCCCAATGCATCGTGCTGTCCGTCGACGCCCGTAAGGTGCCCGCCGGCTCCGCCCCGACACCGTCGGGCTGGGAGGTCACCACCCATGGTGGTCGTCGCGGCACCGGGATCGACGCCGTCGAGTGGGCGGCCCGCGGCGCCGACCTCGGGGTGGGGGAGATCCTGCTCAACTCGATGGACGCCGACGGCACCAAAGCCGGATTCGACCTACCGATGCTGCGGGCCGTCCGCGCCGCGGTCGCGGTGCCGGTCATCGCCAGTGGCGGCGCCGGGGCGGCGGAGCACTTCGCGCCCGCGGTTGCCGCGGGAGCCGATGCGGTGTTGGCGGCCAGCGTCTTTCACTTCCGGGAGTTGACGATCAGGCAGGTGAAGGCCGCGATGGCGGCCGAAAAGATCACAGTGAGGATCCGATGATGCTCGACCCACAGATCGCCGCACGCCTCAAGCGCAATGCCGACGGATTGTTCACCGCCGTCGCGCAGGAGCGTGGCAGCGGCGACGTGCTGATGGTCGCCTGGATGGACGACGACGCCCTGGCCCGCACCCTGGAAACCCGTGAGGCCACCTACTATTCGCGAACCCGCGGCGAACAGTGGGTCAAGGGAGCGACTTCCGGGCACGCTCAGCGCGTCCACTCGGTGCGCCTGGATTGCGACGGTGACACGGTGCTGTTGACGGTCGACCAAGTCGGTGGCGCCTGCCACACCGGTGACCATAGTTGCTTCGACGCCGCCGTTCTGCTGGAGCCCGAGGACTAGTTGGGGTGGTGAGTCGACCACGCACGATTCGGCGCAACTCGTGATATAGTGGCGGCACTGTGAGTCCCACCGACCGATGTAGGCCGACATGGCCGCGGTCCGTTCTTGCCGTCAAGGCAGCCATTGCGGTCATGGCAGCCATTGCAGTGCTGGTTGGCGTAATCGGTTATGGACACCTGTTATTCGGCGACAGCGAGTCTGTCACGACGCCCGCCGTGGTGGTGTCGCAAGGTAGTGGCGACATCGAGCGAGCGGGTTCGATCCGCACCGCGTCGTCGGTAGCCGAACAGGGATCCGCCAGGGTTTCGCCGATCCACGCGCTACCACCACGGTTGCGCGCGGTGTTATTGCAGCGCTGGCCTTCTGCG
This is a stretch of genomic DNA from Mycobacterium lacus. It encodes these proteins:
- the hisI gene encoding phosphoribosyl-AMP cyclohydrolase, whose translation is MMLDPQIAARLKRNADGLFTAVAQERGSGDVLMVAWMDDDALARTLETREATYYSRTRGEQWVKGATSGHAQRVHSVRLDCDGDTVLLTVDQVGGACHTGDHSCFDAAVLLEPED
- the hisF gene encoding imidazole glycerol phosphate synthase subunit HisF, translated to MYDGKGLAVRVIPCLDVDDGRVVKGVNFENLRDAGDPVELAAAYDAEGADELTFLDVTASSSGRATMLEVVRHTAEQVFIPLTVGGGVRTVADVDVLLRAGADKVSVNTAAIARPDLLAEMARQFGSQCIVLSVDARKVPAGSAPTPSGWEVTTHGGRRGTGIDAVEWAARGADLGVGEILLNSMDADGTKAGFDLPMLRAVRAAVAVPVIASGGAGAAEHFAPAVAAGADAVLAASVFHFRELTIRQVKAAMAAEKITVRIR
- the priA gene encoding bifunctional 1-(5-phosphoribosyl)-5-((5-phosphoribosylamino)methylideneamino)imidazole-4-carboxamide isomerase/phosphoribosylanthranilate isomerase PriA, whose amino-acid sequence is MPLILLPAVDVVEGRAVRLVQGKAGSETEYGSAVDAALAWQRDGAEWIHLVDLDAAFGRGSNRDLLAEVVGKLDVRVELSGGIRDDDSLAAALATGCARVNLGTAALENPRWCARMIAEHGDKVAVGLDVRIVDGEHRLRGRGWETDGGDLWDVLERLDRQGCSRFVVTDVTKDGTLGGPNLDLLARVADRTDAPVIASGGVASLDDLRALNKLATLTGRGVEGAIVGKALYAGRFTLPQALAAVRE
- the hisH gene encoding imidazole glycerol phosphate synthase subunit HisH, which gives rise to MTSPFRQKSVVVLDYGSGNLRSAQRALQRVGASVEVTADAGAALAADGLVVPGVGAFEACMTGLRKIAGERIIAERVAAGRPVLGVCVGMQILFARGVEFGVETKGCGQWPGAVTRLDAPVIPHMGWNVVRAAPGSSLFKGLGPDDRFYFVHSYAARRWAGSSEALLTWATHRVPFLAAVEDGPLSATQFHPEKSGDAGAAVLSNWVEGL